DNA sequence from the Anguilla anguilla isolate fAngAng1 chromosome 4, fAngAng1.pri, whole genome shotgun sequence genome:
TCCAAACAAACAATACATAATTTTAGGGCTATTGACTAAGCCTACAAAAATGTAATggatgaaataaatataatcagGAAGCAAATCTTTCTTCCAGTTCTTGTCTGTGTATTATAAAAACACCACTAGGAGGCGCTGCCAATACATTTACCAGGGCACAACCCTGGCGAGGCTAAATACTGAGCAGATTAAGTCACAGAATTTAAATCAAGCAGTAGACAGTGGTTAAAAAATTGCTGCTATCAGTCCCTGTTTGACAGAGGAAAAGTGAGTATAGGATTAAGAGATTCCTGTTTTGCAGAGAGTTACTGTCAAGGCCCTGAGTAGGCACACACTGTGATCTGGCTGGAAGGCTGACGTTGCACGAAGCAAAGGATTAAAAGCAAGATCCAGCTATTTATACTCCTCCCCTGCACCGGGCCAGGGAGAAGCCCAGAAAAGCACGTATAAAAACATCACTGCTGAAACCAAACCTCAATAGGATGTTTGGGTTTCCACAGTACTTATTCTCAATAGCAAACAGACATTTTATTGTCAGAGTGTCTACTGGGCATCTCtgttgattttctttcttttgtaatATTTCACCCATAGTGTATACTTTGTCATATGGCATGTTGCTCAGAATTTTGTAATATCTTAGATCCTGGGACACTGCAGATATGGACACTTTTGTTACATTTCCATGAAGCTTATACGAAGAATTATAGAAGtttattgcattttgtattttgcatgtattttcaCTGGTTTCCCTCacatttatgaaatgtattgtGAAGAATGTctgttatatataaataaacaagtaaacaaCCCAGGTTTAAGGAGTTACAAATGCGTAAATGAGCATGATTAAAATAGTTACTCAAACTCAAAATACAGAATGTCCTGCCTGCTGTGTTCATCTCCTTACCTCAAACTCGTTAACAGACATAGAGGTAACCAGACTGATCTGGGACTGGCTGCTCATTCTGTCCTCATGGTGGCATTCTGCATCCGGGGGATTTAGGGACATGCAAGGGGCCGCTCTGGGCTTCAGAGACTttggcttttttggggggtcGAAAAGCCCCTCTGGACTAGCTCCCTGTCCCAACATGATGAGGGACATGGTACTGGCCCGTGAAGAGGGGTAGCGGAAAATCCTGCGCTGGCCACCTGGCAGGGGGCTCTGGGGCTTAGGGCTCATGGGTCTGAGCGGGCCGTCCCAAGTGGGGGTGAGCTGGTCGGACAGGGTGGCTGTGGCACCTGGGCTCACAGATGACAGAAGGTCAGAGTCCTCCAGGGTTGGAGTCTCAGAGTCTGAGGAGTGCTGGCTGGAGTCGGGCGACTGGCCGGGGACCGACAGTCCATTAGGCAgacccctcctccacctgcttTCGAGCCGGCTCTCCCCAGGGGAGTCCCCTGCAGTCTCTTGCAGCACTCCCCTCTTACTCAGGGGGTCAGTGTGACATGTGGCTCGCAAGCTGGAGGGAGAGTCCTGAGGGCTTGAACTATCCCAGGCTGAGCCTTGGGTCCGGAAGCTTGGTTTGGCCCCGTCTGCTTCCGACAATGAAAGGGCTCGTTTCAGAAGCTCTGCCTCCTTAGCCTTCTTCAACTTCCTCCGAGCATGCTTAGCCTTCGCCTTATCGCCCTCAGGCTGGGgcggctcctcttcctcattctcCTTATCGTTGGCTCTGGACTCGAAGAAGCTCGACAGGGACTTGTGGGCCTGGGCAAACCTGAGGCGCAGGTTCAAGCTATCGCTGCTCTTGCTCCTCTTGTAGCCTACACTCTCTTGTGGCGGGGGTGTCTCGGGGCTGCTCCCCGGGTCCTGGTCATTTGCGCCCTGCTCATAAAGCTGTCGGACGTGCCTTGTGCGTGGAGTGGATGGGCAGAAACCGTGATCCTCTGCGTCATGGTTATGACTGCCAACCTCGAATGCCCTCTCCATAGTCTGGTTGAGAACGTCATCCTTGCTAAAGACATCATCATCAGAGTTCTCAACCTGTGGCTCCGCCTCCTTCAGCTGCAGAGCATTGGAGGATAAGTGCGATCTGTAGAAGGGGGCATGCAGTTTGTAGAGAGGAGTGCcgtcctcccctctctccacagcccCATCCTGAGAGTCCTGCCTGCCCTTGCTTTCCCGCACCGCTGCTTTGCCCTTCCTAAATGAAGACATCTTGGAGAAGACAGAGAATTTGGAACCCTTGCTGCCAGAGCCATTCTTGGTCCCCTTGACCTTTGTGGCACTGTGGAGGCTGAGGGTGCTGCCTATGAAGGAGGGGTTATCATCCGTCTCCTCGCTGTTGGTGCTGGTGGTGTCCAGGTCCTGTGAGATGATGGTAGGGCTACAGTGTTTCTCGTTAGCCATGTCTCCGTTGGGCACCAAGGTCATAGACTTCTGGTCATCTAGGTCAGAAGTGAGGGTCAGCTGCTGCTGAGAGCATACACTGGATGAGTGTTCACAAAAACCCCTCAGATGAGAGGGGGTAGAGGGCCTGTCCTCAGATACAGGCTCAGCGCTGTCTGTCACTACCCCCTGCAATGCACTGGATTCAGTATGTTCCCCTGAGAGAACACAGTCACCCAACGTCTCTGACAATAAATCTGAAGtgtctccctcctcctctgatTCTGTGTGCAAAAGTATGCCCCTGCTTTCCAAGTAACAGGCTAAAGATTCAAGTCTCTCTGGATCATTGATCTGCAGGTGCGACTGGGAGCCCAAAACCCTTTTAGCAGTGCTCACATTGTCCCCATCCACCAAATCACTAAGCAGAGGGCCTCTGAGTGGGGGCAGGatgggagtgtgtgcgtgcaggtccTGATTAATTGCACTAACTTCATCTATTAGCATCCCCTGCTGGTGAAGCCTCTCCAGCTCCTGTATCTCCGACTTGTCAAGCTCACAGTAGATGCCCTTGAGGTCGTTGCAGTTCTCGCTGCTCcaactgagtttgtgttttagagtTCTAGGTGGGTCTTCTACTGTTAGAGCACTGCTGGAGGACCCAGCATCCCTGTCTGGGGCCCCCCAAAGGGCGTTGCTTTGAGAGCGACCGCCTGCCTCTTCTGATCTAATGTTCGCTGACTGCCTTGCTAATGTGACCTCCAGGTGAGTGAGGGGACCACCGTGGCAGGACTCTGCTGGGGTCttggtgttgttgttggagtCAGAGTGCCAGTCAAGTGAGGCATGACAGTGTTCCTTGGGCACCCCGTTCAGTTCAGGCTGAACCAAGTAGGATTGCACCTGCTTACACAATGTGGAGTTGGTCCCTAGCGTAATCTCTATCCTCCTCACTGGTATATCATCCAGATCTGAGCCACTGGTGCTTGCTGTGTCCCCCTTATTAGAGTCAGTGTCTTTGTCACCGTTGGACTCGTTTGGGTGCTCTGGGATCTGAGGCGATGGCTCACCTGTAGCTGATGTCAGTGCTGTGGCAACAGAAAGCTCAAATGTACCTGTGTCTAATTCGGGGGAAGAGTGAGCACTTTCTACACTGTGCAATACAGGCCCATAAGAAAGTTCAAATGAACCTGTGTCTAATTCGGGGGAAGAGTGAGCACTTTCTACGCTGTGCAATACAGGACCATCAGAAAGCTCAAATGAACCTGCGTTTAACTCAGGAGAAGAGTAAGAACTTTCTACACTGTGCAATACAGGACCATCAGAAAGCTCAAATGAACCTGTGTCTAACTCGGTGGAAGAGTGAGCACTCCATAGGTTGTGCAATGAAGGACTATCAGAACGCTCAAATGAGCTAGTGTTTAACAGAGGAGAAGAGTGAGCCCTTTCTACACTGTGCAATAGAGGACTATCTGAACGCTTGAATGAacctgtgtgtgagtcagcAGGAGGGTGAACTCTTTCTACATTGTGCAATACAGAGCCAACAGAAAGCTGGAATGCATCTGTCTTTAACTTGAATGAAGGGTGAGCACCGTCTTCATCATTCAGTAGAGGACCATCAGAAACCTTGAATGCATCTGAGTGTGACTCAAGGGGAGAGCGAGGACTTTCTACACAGAGTGCCTGTGGAGCAGAAAGGAAGCCATGGTCACACTGTTGCCCCAGCGGGTCAAGCGCAGAGTCTGCCCTCCCCACTCCAAGAGAGGCCTCTGAAGTCAGCACTGAGGAATTTGCAGGCCTGGTGTCCTCAGGGTGACTGACCGCATGGTCCCTTTGGGGGGATAGCGGGCTCGCCTTCTGCTCGTTGTCAGCGCTGACCCGTCTGCAGGGATTAGAGAAGGGTGACCTCACTGGGGCATGCCCCTCACCACCCTCCTCCTCAGCACTGTCACTCAGCAACCCCAGCACCTCGGAGATAAGCTGGCAGATTTCTGTTTCGTCATCGAGCCCAAAGTCTTGGGGGGGTCGGGAGCAGGGCTGCGCTGAGGAGAATAGGTCAGGGGAGACCACGCCCACGTCTCTGTGTTCCACAGCAAAGCCCACCCCGTCACGGTCACAGCAGGCCACGGTTTCCTCTGAGGTGCCAGGAATACTAACGTCTTTGAAGGGAGGAAGTCCCGCCTCCTCAAAAGATGTTGTGAGGGTTATCCTGTTCACACTCTTATGTGGCCTGGAGAATTCAGTCTGTTCTGGCACACTGCCCGCACATACATCCTCACTCACCACTCGTGACAGGAGGCTAGTAGAGCACTCTTGCGTTTCTGTGAGACTGTTATGAATCTGCAGGTGTGGGTCTGTGCTTTGACGCTCACATATCTCTGGACTGTCGGCCCCGTATATCTCTGTATTGATAGTCTCAGTGCTGAATGCCTCTGTGCTCGGAGTTCTtgtgttgtgtctgtctgtgatttgtgtttctgtggtctgtggtctgtgctTCTCTGAACTACATGTCTCTGTAATATACGCCTCTGTGCTGTGAGTCTTGGTATTGAGTGTCTCTGTGTTATCTTTTTCTATGCTGTGTGCCTGGGcactctgtatctctgtgctctgtgtctgtaagCTGTGCACCTGTATTTGatttgtctctgtgctgcacaCATCTGGGCAGTGCGTCCttatgttgtgtgtgctgtgtccacaatgtgtctctgtgttgtgtgtatttgtgtagtTTATGTCTGTATTATGCTTCTCTGTGCTGGTTCTTGCAGGATACTCTGTGCTCTGCCTTCTGTGGGTTGCTGTGGACTGTGTCTTTGTGCTCTTTCCACTGTGCGCCTCTGTGTAgtatgtctctgtgctgtgatcgctgtgtgtctctgtacagtatgtctctgtgctctgtcttctgtgtgtctcagtgcggTATGTCTCTGTGCTTGGCGTTCTGTGCGTCTCTGTGCAGtatgtctctgtgctctgtccGCTGCGTTTCTCTGTGGACTGTGCCTCTGCACCGCGTCCGCTGTGCGTCTCTGTGCTGCTTGTGACGCGCGGGCTCCTTTCTCTAGGCCGTGATCTACACTCCGGGGGGTGGAAGCTCTTCTCCAGACGCCATCCCAGGTAAGAGTCCTCGGCTCCCAGCTGTGCAGTCCTGAAGCAGTCCTCCTCGCTTTCGGTGGAAGTGTCACTGCGCCACGGGCGAGAGTCACAGCGCTCGTCCACGGCGTCCTGCGTCTGCTCGCCCCATTCCGGAGGGTTCTGGCCCACGTCCCCGTCCTCTAGGTGCTCGCTGTCATTCGCAGAGTCCTCAAGAGCTTCCTGGGTCTGCAGAATGCAAGCACAGGGCCATATTGAATGAGAACAGAAACAACACTGAAAGAACATTTGATGACCTAAATGTAACAGCATTACAGAggatgaaattaaacatttagaccaaaaaaacacacaatcaatCCGATCAGTTCAGTAAACACTTTTGAGTGAGTCATTCTCTGATTGAGTCAcaacaaacatatttatgaGTTGACAACAGGTGATtgtattaatttacattttcaggtACCTAGAAAAGATTTCCCACAAAAGACTACTCTACCCAACAGTGTACCTAAAATCCGCACATTATTCACATTGTAAATTCTTACAGTCACACATTGCAGTCTTATCTTCAAGATcattaatcacacacacacacacatttaaaaaaatgctttcgcAATGAATCATTCTTTTGTTCCATAGCCAACAAACCTTCAATCAAAACAGTCCCTACAGGAACTGTTCTGAAATCAGCCCTCAATCTCCAAAACCATAAgcatgttttcaaaacaaacagcagtacGTGACTGAAGCCACAGCAAAGCCGCTCTTACATCGCCGCACACGAACACATCGAGCGCGGTCATGCCGCGGAAACTGCATCAGATATAGCGCTCCCCCAGGTGACACTTACACTCCAGAGTCCCGAGAACACGGCTGCGTCAGAGACCAGGTCACAGGTGCGTACGAGCACCCAGCTGAGCAGAGCTCCCATACTGCCTCACACACGCGCGACACGCTCGTACTGGGGCTTCTGGGCTATAATGCCGACCCTTGTCCTTTCATCCTCTtcctatctctctcactctctcaggtcaattcagttcagttttctcTAGCTCTCTCCtactcttcttctctctttggCTGTTAGTTTATGCGCTATTGCTTATCCTCTGTGGCAAGCTTGTGTCCCGCTGGGGATATATCTTGAATTACAGGGACTTCCCATCCTGTCAACGCCCTGCTacctgcatgaacacacaccctACAACAGCCAcaagcagtgagagagagagagagagagagagagagagagagagagagagagagatggaaggtgGGATAATTTCTGCTCTCTCTTCTTTGGAAACTCAAGTGCTTTTCAGTGTCTAATCCAGTCACATCAATGAAGGGAGACACTAAGAAGCCCGGCTTTATAAACAGGGGCGTGTACAGGAACTGCCGTCACAGTGAGGTGGAAAAGCCCAGATCTCAGGGCATTTCCGGCAGGGGGTCAATTATCATATGAGCCGAAATAGAAAGCCAGCATGTAGACTTTTTAGGGGGCTTAATTACTATAATAGAAGGCTGTGTGCTAGTGACTGCAGCAGTAACAGTGTGATAAGCAAAACTCTCCAGAGGAGAGAAACAACAGCGTTCGAGATGTTCCAGTGCGATACAATGATCAGGCTAAAGTGGCACTCCatggaaaaaaaccccactgtTTTCATGTTGGACAGCTCATGGGGTGACTCAGTAAATccagaaatgtcacaaaaatgaCCAAACCTATTTTCCATTATAAATCATTAGCGGGTACAGCATGAACAATGGGCATCCACATCCACATCTACATGTACAATACCACAGCAGCATTGAGAGGCttttgtctgtatgtgcatcAGTATTCCATAACAGGATAATGTGCATGCTGATGTCGGTTTTTTGCAGGAGACGCTGAGAGGAGGGCCTTGGCCATCACTGAGGGTCACCTCAGGGCACCGAAACCAAAGGGTGTCCTGGCTAAACTGGCCAGGGTGCCCCAGAAAGGGTCCTTTTGAATTATATTCACAGCTTTCATCTTTGTTACTATGCACTTGCTTAGCAGTTGCCATTATCgcaaataaattacttttttttttacatacaaataGACAATTCCCACTTATAACCTTTCTCAAAGGTACACAGCCAACAGCTCACCTGGGAACTCAAACCTGCACCCATCTGATTGCAATCACAAGTCACTACTCTGCAGGCTGCCCACATTGAGAATGTGTTTATATGAGTGGCACAGGCAGAGCAGTGCGGGTATTATGTTCCGATTGGGTGACATACCATATACACACTGTGCTGAGTCATATTTCACTGAATGAAAGGCTTCAGCCGGCTGAGGTTCACATGAGTTGCGGATAGAGGAGGCGGGTCTGCATTGGCTCCCAGCCCATTCAGAAACCTTCCAGCTGCTCTTATTTCTCCAAATTATCAAGATCCCAGTTACTTAAATGGCTTAAGTGCTTAAAGCCGCAGCTATTTGCAGCAGACAATAAGAAAAGGTGAATCACTTGATGCAGCCAGACAGTCTTTAACAATTAACTGCCTCGAGCACATGTCTTGATtcaggagagagtgtgtggggaaCAGAAGCAGGCCCTCATCTATGCGGTCATCCCGTCTTTGACTCAGCTTCCtaatggtcatgtgaccacacactcacaacttAATGTCAGGAAATGACTGACAGTGTTTGAATCCCCACTAGGCGATGCTTACAGTACACATGGGTAAAGGCACAAGGGTGAGGAACCTATTTTAATAGCACATTCACTTTTCTTTATATATGGCACCTCTCAATACTGGTATCTATAATGTCAAATACAATATTATGCaacaaaattaaacatgaaaaaatgaacacattcagtTCTTTACTGGTTCTACACCTGAAATACACATCAATTTTAATAACACATTGCATGCATGacaaagtaataaaaaacatacacaaaattCAACGCAAACTTACACAAACagtatgcacatacagtatacccAGTACATATCATGACCAAAGTAATATGGCATGCCATTACCCATCCTTTCATCTGTGTGACACCCAGAATGGAAGCAGATCTGTCACATAAAGGGATCTGTGATGGGAGGGATCAGACGGTGGTGACCTCCTCCTGACACGCAACCTGAAGTAGctcctggtcatgtgaccaaacATCAAGAGGTCAATCCTCTCATGCCTTACTGCTGCTCTGTCAACATGGAACTGGGGGAGCTTCTTTCTTCCTGAGACAGCATTAAATATGCTTCAGGACTGCAGATACATGTTCAATTTAACACATCGTTGAGCACATGGTTTACTGTAGAACAGGTCTTTAATAGCTCAAGCAAGTAACCAGGCCTTCACTTGAATCAAACAGACACTTAACTTCTGTAAACTTTCTAGAGAATCAATCTGGGGATTGCTTATCAAGCAAGCAAGTTTATCACACAGCATATTCCTGTACTTCTAACAACCTATACGAAATATATTCACACTTGAGTCAGGGCCGAAACATCTAAGTAAAATAAAGGCGTATGCACTCTCATTTGAATAGGTGAATAAAAGTATGCATGTAGTATACCCACAATTTAGAATACAGAAAAGCCAACTCCATTCTGtacactgacagcacagtgaaaatagaacatttgaacattttgcaTTGTTCAGGTTACAGTAGATACTGGATTGGTCCAGAGGAAACTAGGGGAGGTTAAATATAAATCATGTGCCAGGTCAGTGTCATCAGAAAACAAGGCTGAAGATAACTGTTATCTCCtccaaaaaaacatgtatacaaAGACACACCTGTACATCAAGCTGTGCCCCAGTTTactactgtgtgtatgtactcaAGTAAAGCCAGGCGTTGTTTGGCTCTAAATCGGGGATAAATCTGAGATCCGACCTTCACTGCCCTGCTCCAATTGGCATGGGTGAGGCTATGCAGGTCACAGGAAGCCAGAGGAGGTGAGGGATGGAACCCTTGGGGAAATAAGGGCATGCTATCTGATCAGTTCTCCCTCCCTGTATATCCTATCAAGTTTTAAGGATTGAGCACTTTTCTTAGAAACTCCCCTGTGATGTGTTCAACACAGAGAACAGGGGTGTGAAAGAGCGGCTAGGGTACAGGACTCTACcacagtgttttgtgtaaatgtgctgAAAACTGTGCACCCGGCTTAGGTATCCGTCAATCTGAAATGAGCCACGATAATGAGACCACAAACAGCAAGCAAACGTGCAGCCAGGGAACGTACACCACCAGCGAGGGAAGTGCACTGAGCCCAGGGCCCTTACAACATCCTGTAAGTAAAGGAGGGCAGTAAAGGAGAGGCTGTGCTGCACCGTGCCACAAACTCCAGTCTGAACCCTGAGATGTCAGTCATGTTTTAagcatctctccctctcttacacacacacacacacacacacacacgtgtgcgcacactctctttctctcacacacacatgcacacacacacacacactagggaAAAACCGGTTTGTATCATCATATTTGTATGCTAAAAGAACATACACTGTGGGATCAGAAATTTGTGAAGTCACTGATGTTGACGTCACTGATATTTCTTCGGAGAAGTGTTTTAGCACAAGGGCTGTAAGCTATGGATTTCAACACCTGCCGCATGATGGCTATATTAGACTTGCAAGCTCTTCACATTACGGTATTTTACATCAGTAAAAGCTTACAGTCTAGTAATACAGACAGCCATTTGctacatttaaacattcaccTTTAtaatcaaagaaagaaaaaaatgcagtacatATCCAGAATGAtcacattttatacattcacACAGGGTAAGCACTGCCGTGGCCTGCAGGAATTCATCGACCCTTAGACTGGTTCTATCATTCCCCGCCCCTACACTCCACTGTTTCCTGACATCATGAAGGGTGACAGAGACGAGACTCGGTGACCGTGCGGACATTGAACAAGTCCTGTTCAACAGCATTTCTGTGGATTGCTAACCTTCTCAGACACCTGGGGTATGTTCTCTTCCCAGAACGACTTGCTTCACCGTGCCGTGGTATTTGGCCAAACAGAAAGCAAAACATTGCTTGTGTTTCCTCCTTCAATTCTTTGCAGCCTAGATGTTATTCGGTTCTCTCTGAGAGACAGACTAACAGCTGAGGTAACCACCTCTGTCTACCACTAAGAGTACAAGTTCAGGTCAAGGTAAAAGGAATTAGAGCTGGTTCTTCAGTAACACATTACCCCAACACCACTGTGGCTCGCTCACTCAGGTTGCCCTGCTAACCAGTTCCcacataatttttaaagaagaactTTTACAGATAATCTCTTGGGAACCAATCCGTGTGCTCTACAATCAACTTCTCCAAATCCCTTTCAGAATGCCTGAATATATCTCTAGCATCTAAATCCAGATGATTTACTGATGTTATCGCCCCTTGCTAAAAGAGTGTTATTATTTCTGCTGGACTCTGTGAGAGCCAAGCTCTGCCAGGGGGTGGAAACCCAGCTGCTTCATGGGATTCGAAG
Encoded proteins:
- the LOC118225103 gene encoding uncharacterized protein LOC118225103 isoform X4; the encoded protein is MSQTQEALEDSANDSEHLEDGDVGQNPPEWGEQTQDAVDERCDSRPWRSDTSTESEEDCFRTAQLGAEDSYLGWRLEKSFHPPECRSRPRERSPRVTSSTETHSGRGAEAQSTEKRSGQSTETYCTETHRTPSTETYRTETHRRQSTETYCTETHSDHSTETYYTEAHSGKSTKTQSTATHRRQSTEYPARTSTEKHNTDINYTNTHNTETHCGHSTHNIRTHCPDVCSTETNQIQVHSLQTQSTEIQSAQAHSIEKDNTETLNTKTHSTEAYITETCSSEKHRPQTTETQITDRHNTRTPSTEAFSTETINTEIYGADSPEICERQSTDPHLQIHNSLTETQECSTSLLSRVVSEDVCAGSVPEQTEFSRPHKSVNRITLTTSFEEAGLPPFKDVSIPGTSEETVACCDRDGVGFAVEHRDVGVVSPDLFSSAQPCSRPPQDFGLDDETEICQLISEVLGLLSDSAEEEGGEGHAPVRSPFSNPCRRVSADNEQKASPLSPQRDHAVSHPEDTRPANSSVLTSEASLGVGRADSALDPLGQQCDHGFLSAPQALCVESPRSPLESHSDAFKVSDGPLLNDEDGAHPSFKLKTDAFQLSVGSVLHNVERVHPPADSHTGSFKRSDSPLLHSVERAHSSPLLNTSSFERSDSPSLHNLWSAHSSTELDTGSFELSDGPVLHSVESSYSSPELNAGSFELSDGPVLHSVESAHSSPELDTGSFELSYGPVLHSVESAHSSPELDTGTFELSVATALTSATGEPSPQIPEHPNESNGDKDTDSNKGDTASTSGSDLDDIPVRRIEITLGTNSTLCKQVQSYLVQPELNGVPKEHCHASLDWHSDSNNNTKTPAESCHGGPLTHLEVTLARQSANIRSEEAGGRSQSNALWGAPDRDAGSSSSALTVEDPPRTLKHKLSWSSENCNDLKGIYCELDKSEIQELERLHQQGMLIDEVSAINQDLHAHTPILPPLRGPLLSDLVDGDNVSTAKRVLGSQSHLQINDPERLESLACYLESRGILLHTESEEEGDTSDLLSETLGDCVLSGEHTESSALQGVVTDSAEPVSEDRPSTPSHLRGFCEHSSSVCSQQQLTLTSDLDDQKSMTLVPNGDMANEKHCSPTIISQDLDTTSTNSEETDDNPSFIGSTLSLHSATKVKGTKNGSGSKGSKFSVFSKMSSFRKGKAAVRESKGRQDSQDGAVERGEDGTPLYKLHAPFYRSHLSSNALQLKEAEPQVENSDDDVFSKDDVLNQTMERAFEVGSHNHDAEDHGFCPSTPRTRHVRQLYEQGANDQDPGSSPETPPPQESVGYKRSKSSDSLNLRLRFAQAHKSLSSFFESRANDKENEEEEPPQPEGDKAKAKHARRKLKKAKEAELLKRALSLSEADGAKPSFRTQGSAWDSSSPQDSPSSLRATCHTDPLSKRGVLQETAGDSPGESRLESRWRRGLPNGLSVPGQSPDSSQHSSDSETPTLEDSDLLSSVSPGATATLSDQLTPTWDGPLRPMSPKPQSPLPGGQRRIFRYPSSRASTMSLIMLGQGASPEGLFDPPKKPKSLKPRAAPCMSLNPPDAECHHEDRMSSQSQISLVTSMSVNEFELIQEASKATSLDQGKRLLPESGSSTLFQRQRAGSCPNPGARRGAGRRRRCCSDDLWIEEERSRKRKLARVARAGLGRLSGQLQGEPEKARGRLSLTNMEPFPSLPLKAHCFSKSTPIGLDCLGWTRRISYPSVVIPDGAPDKACLGEDLESEEDLYEEFRSTGHRFGHPGGGGEQLAINELISDGSVVYAEALWDHVTMDDQELGFNAGDVIEVVDATNKEWWWGRILDSEGWFPASFVRLRVNQDEPMEEYVAKLEDAREEDSASSGRLLGPGLPCKEQMRANVINEIMSTERDYIKHLKDICEGYIKQCRKRTDMFTEEQLRTIFGNIDEIYRFQKKFLKGLEKRFNKEQPHLSEIGSCFLEHQTDFQIYSEYCNNHPNACVQLSKLMKVNKYVFFFEACRLLQKMIDISLDGFLLTPVQKICKYPLQLAELLKYTNPQHRDYKDVEAALNAMKNVARLINERKRRLENIDKIAQWQSSIEDWEGEDILSRSSDLIFSGEMTKISQPQAKSQQRMFFLFDHQMVYCKKDLLRRDILYYKGRMDMDQMEVLDLEDGKDKDLNVSVKNALKLRSVEGEEVHLLCAKKPEQKQRWLRAFTDERGQVQHDRETGFSLTEVQKKQAMLNACKSHPAGKPKAVTRPYYDFLLRQKHPTLPTALPQQQVFMLAEPKRKSSNFWHNIGRLTPFKK
- the LOC118225103 gene encoding uncharacterized protein LOC118225103 isoform X3, coding for MLSVMYFLRTFFKTQEALEDSANDSEHLEDGDVGQNPPEWGEQTQDAVDERCDSRPWRSDTSTESEEDCFRTAQLGAEDSYLGWRLEKSFHPPECRSRPRERSPRVTSSTETHSGRGAEAQSTEKRSGQSTETYCTETHRTPSTETYRTETHRRQSTETYCTETHSDHSTETYYTEAHSGKSTKTQSTATHRRQSTEYPARTSTEKHNTDINYTNTHNTETHCGHSTHNIRTHCPDVCSTETNQIQVHSLQTQSTEIQSAQAHSIEKDNTETLNTKTHSTEAYITETCSSEKHRPQTTETQITDRHNTRTPSTEAFSTETINTEIYGADSPEICERQSTDPHLQIHNSLTETQECSTSLLSRVVSEDVCAGSVPEQTEFSRPHKSVNRITLTTSFEEAGLPPFKDVSIPGTSEETVACCDRDGVGFAVEHRDVGVVSPDLFSSAQPCSRPPQDFGLDDETEICQLISEVLGLLSDSAEEEGGEGHAPVRSPFSNPCRRVSADNEQKASPLSPQRDHAVSHPEDTRPANSSVLTSEASLGVGRADSALDPLGQQCDHGFLSAPQALCVESPRSPLESHSDAFKVSDGPLLNDEDGAHPSFKLKTDAFQLSVGSVLHNVERVHPPADSHTGSFKRSDSPLLHSVERAHSSPLLNTSSFERSDSPSLHNLWSAHSSTELDTGSFELSDGPVLHSVESSYSSPELNAGSFELSDGPVLHSVESAHSSPELDTGSFELSYGPVLHSVESAHSSPELDTGTFELSVATALTSATGEPSPQIPEHPNESNGDKDTDSNKGDTASTSGSDLDDIPVRRIEITLGTNSTLCKQVQSYLVQPELNGVPKEHCHASLDWHSDSNNNTKTPAESCHGGPLTHLEVTLARQSANIRSEEAGGRSQSNALWGAPDRDAGSSSSALTVEDPPRTLKHKLSWSSENCNDLKGIYCELDKSEIQELERLHQQGMLIDEVSAINQDLHAHTPILPPLRGPLLSDLVDGDNVSTAKRVLGSQSHLQINDPERLESLACYLESRGILLHTESEEEGDTSDLLSETLGDCVLSGEHTESSALQGVVTDSAEPVSEDRPSTPSHLRGFCEHSSSVCSQQQLTLTSDLDDQKSMTLVPNGDMANEKHCSPTIISQDLDTTSTNSEETDDNPSFIGSTLSLHSATKVKGTKNGSGSKGSKFSVFSKMSSFRKGKAAVRESKGRQDSQDGAVERGEDGTPLYKLHAPFYRSHLSSNALQLKEAEPQVENSDDDVFSKDDVLNQTMERAFEVGSHNHDAEDHGFCPSTPRTRHVRQLYEQGANDQDPGSSPETPPPQESVGYKRSKSSDSLNLRLRFAQAHKSLSSFFESRANDKENEEEEPPQPEGDKAKAKHARRKLKKAKEAELLKRALSLSEADGAKPSFRTQGSAWDSSSPQDSPSSLRATCHTDPLSKRGVLQETAGDSPGESRLESRWRRGLPNGLSVPGQSPDSSQHSSDSETPTLEDSDLLSSVSPGATATLSDQLTPTWDGPLRPMSPKPQSPLPGGQRRIFRYPSSRASTMSLIMLGQGASPEGLFDPPKKPKSLKPRAAPCMSLNPPDAECHHEDRMSSQSQISLVTSMSVNEFELIQEASKATSLDQGKRLLPESGSSTLFQRQRAGSCPNPGARRGAGRRRRCCSDDLWIEEERSRKRKLARVARAGLGRLSGQLQGEPEKARGRLSLTNMEPFPSLPLKAHCFSKSTPIGLDCLGWTRRISYPSVVIPDGAPDKACLGEDLESEEDLYEEFRSTGHRFGHPGGGGEQLAINELISDGSVVYAEALWDHVTMDDQELGFNAGDVIEVVDATNKEWWWGRILDSEGWFPASFVRLRVNQDEPMEEYVAKLEDAREEDSASSGRLLGPGLPCKEQMRANVINEIMSTERDYIKHLKDICEGYIKQCRKRTDMFTEEQLRTIFGNIDEIYRFQKKFLKGLEKRFNKEQPHLSEIGSCFLEHQTDFQIYSEYCNNHPNACVQLSKLMKVNKYVFFFEACRLLQKMIDISLDGFLLTPVQKICKYPLQLAELLKYTNPQHRDYKDVEAALNAMKNVARLINERKRRLENIDKIAQWQSSIEDWEGEDILSRSSDLIFSGEMTKISQPQAKSQQRMFFLFDHQMVYCKKDLLRRDILYYKGRMDMDQMEVLDLEDGKDKDLNVSVKNALKLRSVEGEEVHLLCAKKPEQKQRWLRAFTDERGQVQHDRETGFSLTEVQKKQAMLNACKSHPAGKPKAVTRPYYDFLLRQKHPTLPTALPQQQVFMLAEPKRKSSNFWHNIGRLTPFKK